One genomic window of Stigmatella ashevillena includes the following:
- a CDS encoding 2,3-dihydro-2,3-dihydroxybenzoate dehydrogenase — protein sequence MGTTTKVALVTGAAQGIGAAVVRALANSGPVAALDTQAEKLSTLVGDMGQGRGRVCAFRADVRDSVAVEAVVDQVEREMGPIGILVNVAGVLRTGAALELSDADWETTFAVNTHGVFHVSRAVAKRMVPRKSGVIVTVASNASGTPRMQMAAYAASKAASAMFTKCLGLELAQHNIRCNVVSPGSTDTAMQRALWTDERGGEATIAGSLETFRVGIPLRRLATPADIADAVVFLTSDQARHITLHDLCVDGGATLGV from the coding sequence ATGGGAACGACCACCAAAGTGGCCCTGGTCACGGGCGCGGCGCAGGGCATCGGCGCGGCGGTAGTGCGCGCGCTGGCGAACAGCGGTCCGGTCGCCGCGCTCGACACCCAGGCCGAGAAGCTCTCCACGTTGGTGGGAGACATGGGGCAGGGCCGTGGCCGTGTCTGCGCCTTCCGGGCGGATGTGCGCGACAGCGTCGCGGTCGAGGCCGTGGTCGACCAGGTCGAACGCGAGATGGGGCCCATCGGAATTCTGGTCAATGTGGCCGGTGTCTTGCGGACGGGCGCTGCCCTCGAGCTCAGTGATGCGGACTGGGAGACGACCTTCGCTGTCAACACGCATGGCGTGTTTCACGTCTCTCGCGCGGTGGCCAAGCGGATGGTGCCACGCAAGAGCGGAGTGATTGTCACCGTTGCATCCAATGCCTCGGGGACCCCCCGGATGCAGATGGCCGCGTATGCTGCCTCCAAGGCTGCCTCCGCCATGTTCACCAAGTGCCTGGGGTTGGAGCTTGCCCAGCACAACATCCGGTGCAACGTGGTGTCACCCGGCTCCACCGACACGGCCATGCAGCGCGCGCTATGGACCGATGAACGAGGTGGAGAGGCGACCATCGCCGGTTCCCTGGAGACCTTCCGCGTGGGCATTCCCTTGCGACGGCTGGCCACTCCCGCCGACATCGCCGATGCGGTGGTGTTTCTCACCTCCGACCAGGCACGCCACATCACCCTGCACGACTTGTGTGTCGATGGCGGCGCAACCCTGGGCGTCTAG
- a CDS encoding isochorismatase family protein — MALPAIAPYRMPSAADLPTNKVSWTPDPQRSVLLIHDMQQYFVDAFTHGASPVTELVENIRQLRAHCISLGIPVVYSAQPGGQTPEQRGLLLDFWGAGINGGPHQKQIIDALAPAEGDIVLTKWRYSAFNRTQLMDILRKGQRNQLIICGIYAHIGCLQTASEAFMNEVQPFLVADGVADFSWENHQMALNYAARLCAVTTTTQQLIEQLRPQAVRGGAPLSRQQIHADVVELLQQDAALGDDENLLERGLDSIRLMSLVERWRNAGAEVTFVELAERPTLADWYAMLTSTAQPPVEVAAAFQRGVRPTA; from the coding sequence ATGGCACTGCCCGCCATCGCCCCTTATCGCATGCCCAGCGCGGCCGACCTGCCCACGAACAAGGTGTCTTGGACACCCGATCCTCAGCGCTCCGTCCTGCTCATTCACGACATGCAGCAGTATTTCGTGGATGCCTTCACCCATGGCGCCTCGCCCGTGACAGAGCTCGTGGAGAACATCCGCCAGCTGCGCGCGCACTGCATTTCGCTGGGAATTCCCGTGGTGTACTCGGCGCAGCCAGGCGGGCAGACGCCCGAGCAGCGCGGCCTGTTGCTGGATTTCTGGGGCGCTGGAATCAACGGTGGCCCACACCAGAAGCAGATCATCGATGCACTGGCCCCGGCCGAAGGAGACATCGTCCTCACCAAGTGGCGCTACAGCGCGTTCAACAGGACGCAGCTGATGGACATCCTGCGCAAAGGGCAGCGCAACCAGCTGATCATCTGCGGCATCTACGCGCACATCGGCTGCCTCCAGACCGCCAGCGAGGCCTTCATGAATGAGGTGCAGCCGTTCCTGGTGGCGGATGGTGTGGCGGACTTCTCCTGGGAAAACCACCAGATGGCGTTGAACTACGCAGCGCGGCTGTGCGCCGTCACCACCACCACGCAGCAGCTCATCGAGCAACTGCGGCCTCAAGCCGTCCGCGGGGGAGCGCCCCTGAGCCGCCAGCAGATCCACGCAGATGTCGTCGAGCTGCTTCAGCAGGATGCAGCGCTCGGGGACGACGAAAACCTCCTGGAGCGGGGGCTCGATTCAATCCGGCTCATGAGCCTGGTCGAACGCTGGAGGAACGCCGGGGCCGAGGTCACCTTCGTGGAACTGGCCGAACGCCCGACCCTGGCCGACTGGTACGCGATGTTGACGTCCACGGCCCAGCCCCCCGTGGAAGTGGCTGCGGCCTTCCAGCGCGGTGTCCGGCCTACCGCGTAG
- the dhbC gene encoding isochorismate synthase DhbC, translating into MTERPMSPQKLAAQLLESYEAGSSFFFASPKRTLLARGTFATVPHFEGTDALQRLPERVAAVLNNAREAGHDIPVAVGAVPFDGSIPAQMVVPMTLQRAGPLVFDADVPVHQPLAARYTVQPVPEPAAYLDGVTQALKLMQTGSLRKVVLSRSLHLSATTPIDLPQLLRNLAQRNPSGYTFAVDLPTEAAGGRRRTLIGASPELLVSRSGLQVLANPLAGSAARSADPIEDQERAATLLKSPKDLHEHAVVIDAVVEAMRPYCKKLDVPAGPSLVSTQTMWHLSSRICGELADPSITSLTLAVALHPTPAVCGYPTELAHEAITTIEPFDRGFYTGTVGWCDVNGDGQWAVTIRCAEADERTLRLFAGAGIVVGSKPESELAETEAKFRTMLQAMGLGQNTEVQS; encoded by the coding sequence ATGACCGAACGTCCCATGTCGCCGCAGAAGCTGGCCGCGCAACTGCTCGAGAGCTACGAGGCCGGCTCTTCCTTCTTCTTTGCCTCCCCCAAGCGCACCCTGCTGGCCCGAGGCACCTTCGCTACCGTGCCACATTTTGAAGGCACGGATGCGCTGCAGCGGCTGCCTGAGCGGGTGGCCGCGGTGCTCAACAATGCCCGGGAGGCCGGCCACGACATCCCGGTAGCGGTTGGCGCAGTGCCTTTTGATGGATCGATTCCCGCCCAGATGGTGGTCCCGATGACGCTCCAGCGAGCGGGCCCCTTGGTCTTCGACGCCGACGTGCCGGTGCACCAGCCCCTGGCGGCGCGCTACACGGTTCAGCCCGTGCCGGAGCCCGCGGCCTACCTCGACGGTGTCACACAAGCGTTGAAGCTGATGCAGACCGGCTCGCTGCGCAAGGTGGTGTTGTCCCGGTCGCTGCACCTGAGCGCCACCACCCCCATCGATCTTCCGCAGTTGCTGCGCAACCTGGCCCAGCGCAACCCTTCTGGGTACACCTTCGCGGTGGATCTGCCCACCGAGGCGGCGGGGGGGCGCAGGCGCACGCTCATTGGCGCCAGCCCGGAGCTGTTGGTCTCGCGATCGGGTCTTCAGGTGCTCGCCAATCCCCTGGCGGGCTCCGCGGCACGCAGCGCCGATCCCATCGAGGATCAAGAGCGGGCCGCCACGCTGCTCAAATCGCCCAAGGACCTCCACGAGCACGCCGTGGTCATCGACGCGGTGGTGGAAGCCATGCGGCCCTACTGCAAGAAGCTGGATGTGCCGGCGGGACCGTCGCTGGTCAGCACGCAGACCATGTGGCACCTGTCGAGCCGGATCTGCGGCGAGCTGGCGGATCCGTCGATCACCTCGCTGACGCTGGCGGTTGCGCTGCACCCCACCCCTGCCGTGTGCGGCTATCCAACCGAGCTGGCCCACGAGGCGATCACCACGATTGAGCCTTTCGATCGCGGCTTCTACACGGGCACCGTTGGCTGGTGCGACGTCAACGGAGATGGCCAGTGGGCGGTGACCATCCGCTGCGCCGAGGCCGACGAGCGCACGCTGCGGCTGTTCGCGGGAGCGGGCATCGTGGTGGGCTCGAAGCCCGAGTCCGAGCTGGCCGAGACCGAGGCGAAGTTCCGCACCATGCTTCAGGCAATGGGGCTGGGCCAAAACACAGAGGTGCAATCGTGA
- a CDS encoding (2,3-dihydroxybenzoyl)adenylate synthase produces MTSPSPQREASLLPGCTPWPEEFVTHYRKAGYWRGETFGQMLRERAQRHGGRTALVAGTQRWSYREFDERTDRLVAGFHALGIKARDRVVVQLPNIAEFFEVVFALFRLGALPVFALPAHRSAEINYFCEFTEAVAYVIPDKHSGFDYRTLAEKVRGAVPGLRHVIVVGEPGPFTPLSQLYATPAALPEPVPSDVAFFQLSGGSTGVPKLIPRTHDDYIYSLRGSVEICGLDETSVYLCALPAAHNFPLSSPGVLGTLYAGGTAVLALHPSPDQAFPLIERERVTITALVPPLAMIWLDAAKARRHDLSSLKVLQVGGARLSAEAAQRVRPTLGCTLQQVYGMAEGLVNYTRLDDPEELIVATQGRPISPDDEVRIIDEDGRDVAPGETGQLLTRGPYTIRGYYNAEAHNARAFTSDGFYCTGDLVRVTPEGYMVVEGRAKDQINRGGDKIAAEEVENHLLAHPAVHDAAVISIPDPFLGERTCAFVIPREAPPTAATLTSFLRERGLAAYKIPDRVEFVATFPQTGVGKVSKKALRETLTRR; encoded by the coding sequence GTGACCTCTCCCAGCCCTCAGCGGGAGGCTTCTCTTCTGCCGGGCTGCACGCCCTGGCCCGAGGAGTTCGTCACGCACTACCGCAAGGCGGGCTACTGGCGTGGAGAGACCTTCGGCCAGATGCTGCGCGAGCGTGCCCAGCGCCACGGCGGCCGGACCGCCCTGGTGGCCGGGACGCAGCGCTGGAGTTATCGCGAGTTCGACGAGCGGACCGACCGGCTGGTGGCCGGTTTCCATGCCTTGGGAATCAAAGCCAGGGACCGGGTGGTGGTGCAGCTTCCCAACATCGCCGAGTTCTTCGAGGTGGTGTTCGCGCTCTTCCGCCTGGGAGCGTTGCCCGTGTTCGCACTTCCCGCGCACCGCAGCGCCGAGATCAACTACTTCTGTGAGTTCACCGAGGCGGTGGCCTACGTCATTCCCGACAAGCACTCGGGGTTCGACTACCGCACGTTGGCCGAGAAGGTGCGCGGCGCGGTGCCAGGCCTGCGGCACGTGATTGTCGTGGGCGAGCCGGGACCGTTCACGCCCTTGAGTCAGCTGTACGCCACACCGGCCGCGCTGCCCGAGCCTGTCCCCAGTGATGTGGCCTTCTTCCAGCTCTCGGGAGGCAGCACCGGCGTTCCCAAGCTCATCCCAAGAACCCACGACGACTACATCTACAGCTTGCGCGGCAGCGTGGAGATCTGCGGGCTCGACGAGACGAGTGTCTACCTGTGCGCCCTGCCGGCCGCGCACAACTTCCCCCTCAGCTCGCCGGGTGTCCTCGGAACCCTGTATGCCGGGGGAACCGCCGTGCTGGCGCTGCACCCCAGCCCGGATCAGGCCTTCCCGTTGATCGAGCGCGAGCGGGTGACCATCACCGCCTTGGTCCCCCCGCTGGCGATGATCTGGCTGGATGCCGCCAAGGCCCGGCGGCATGACCTGTCCAGCCTGAAAGTGCTCCAGGTGGGCGGAGCCCGGCTCAGCGCCGAGGCCGCCCAGCGCGTGCGCCCCACGCTGGGCTGCACGCTGCAGCAGGTCTATGGAATGGCCGAGGGGCTGGTGAACTACACCCGGCTGGATGATCCCGAGGAGCTCATCGTCGCCACCCAGGGCAGACCGATTTCACCCGACGACGAAGTCCGGATCATCGACGAGGATGGCCGCGATGTGGCCCCCGGAGAGACCGGTCAACTCCTGACCCGGGGTCCCTACACCATCCGCGGCTACTACAATGCCGAGGCCCACAACGCCCGGGCGTTCACCTCCGATGGCTTCTACTGCACCGGCGACCTGGTCCGGGTCACTCCGGAAGGCTACATGGTGGTGGAGGGGCGAGCGAAGGATCAGATCAACCGTGGCGGGGACAAGATCGCCGCCGAAGAGGTCGAGAACCACCTGCTTGCACACCCTGCGGTCCATGACGCCGCGGTGATTTCCATTCCAGATCCCTTCTTGGGTGAGCGCACCTGCGCGTTCGTCATTCCACGCGAGGCCCCGCCCACTGCCGCGACGCTCACCTCGTTTCTGAGGGAGCGCGGACTGGCGGCCTACAAGATTCCAGACCGAGTCGAGTTCGTCGCCACGTTCCCGCAGACCGGCGTCGGCAAGGTCAGCAAGAAGGCCCTGCGGGAGACACTCACCCGCCGATAG